A single region of the Pseudomonas sp. VD-NE ins genome encodes:
- a CDS encoding C40 family peptidase, translating into MTMSARLTLIFFAALLSACASRTPPPAPVVRAPVVFGPSQAFSPAAEDVLFRALGLVGTPYRWGGNTPDSGFDCSGLIGFVYRDAAGISLPRSTREMIVMQAPNVGKEGLQTGDLIFFATNGGSQVSHAGIYVGEGRFVHAPATGGTVKLDSLSKAYWQKAYLSAKRVLQPEHLAHNP; encoded by the coding sequence ATGACGATGTCGGCCCGCCTCACTTTGATCTTCTTCGCAGCGCTGCTCAGCGCCTGCGCCAGTCGCACACCACCGCCTGCGCCAGTGGTTCGCGCTCCTGTCGTATTCGGTCCCTCCCAAGCTTTTTCGCCTGCTGCTGAAGACGTGCTGTTTCGCGCGCTAGGCCTGGTCGGTACGCCTTATCGTTGGGGCGGCAATACGCCGGATTCGGGATTTGATTGCAGCGGGTTGATCGGTTTTGTCTACCGTGATGCGGCGGGGATTTCGCTGCCACGTTCCACGCGCGAGATGATCGTCATGCAGGCGCCGAACGTCGGCAAGGAAGGCTTGCAGACTGGCGACCTGATCTTCTTCGCCACCAATGGCGGCTCGCAGGTCAGTCATGCGGGGATTTACGTTGGCGAAGGGCGCTTCGTGCATGCGCCAGCCACGGGCGGCACGGTGAAGCTGGACAGCCTGTCGAAGGCGTATTGGCAGAAAGCTTATCTGAGTGCCAAGCGGGTGTTGCAGCCGGAACATCTGGCGCATAACCCTTAG
- a CDS encoding sorbosone dehydrogenase family protein — MRKPQFVFVIAFAGGLAACGETSSLQVSDGTGPSPKLPEPNKTLIPTVNIAPAIGWPAGGKPTAAAGTQVAAFAEGLDHPRWLYVLPNGDVLVAETNAPPKPDDSSGIRGWVMKKVMGKAGAGVPSPNRITLLRDADHDGVAETRTVFLQNLNSPFGMTLVGNDLYVADTDRLLRFNYEPGATEIKSQPIKVVDLPGGTLNHHWTKNVIASKDGSKLYVTVGSNSNVGENGLDKEEGRAAIWEVDRATGNHRIFASGIRNPNGLAWEPKSGALWTAVNERDEIGSDLVPDYITSVKDGGFYGWPFSYYGQHVDVRVTPQNPDLVAKAIAPDYAVGPHTASLGLSFAEGNALPAQFKEGAFIGQHGSWNRKPHSGYKVIFVPFTGGKPSGKPVDVLTGFLDKDENALGRPVGVVIDQQGGLLVADDVGNKVWRVSATK; from the coding sequence ATGCGCAAGCCCCAGTTCGTTTTTGTCATCGCCTTCGCCGGAGGACTCGCCGCCTGCGGTGAAACCTCCAGCCTGCAAGTCTCCGACGGCACCGGCCCGTCACCAAAACTGCCCGAACCGAACAAGACCCTGATCCCGACGGTGAACATCGCCCCGGCGATCGGCTGGCCCGCGGGCGGTAAACCGACCGCGGCGGCGGGCACTCAGGTGGCAGCGTTCGCCGAAGGCCTCGATCATCCACGCTGGCTCTATGTCTTGCCCAATGGCGATGTGCTAGTGGCGGAAACCAATGCCCCGCCAAAACCGGATGACAGCAGCGGCATTCGTGGCTGGGTGATGAAGAAGGTCATGGGCAAGGCTGGCGCTGGCGTACCGAGCCCAAACCGCATCACCTTGCTGCGTGACGCCGATCACGATGGCGTGGCTGAGACGCGCACGGTGTTTCTGCAGAACCTCAACTCGCCGTTCGGCATGACGCTGGTCGGCAATGACCTGTACGTCGCAGATACCGATCGCTTGCTGCGCTTTAACTACGAACCCGGCGCGACCGAGATCAAGTCGCAACCAATCAAGGTTGTCGATCTGCCCGGCGGCACGCTGAATCACCACTGGACGAAAAACGTTATTGCCAGCAAGGACGGCAGCAAGCTGTACGTCACGGTCGGCTCGAACAGCAACGTCGGCGAAAATGGTCTGGATAAGGAGGAAGGCCGCGCGGCAATCTGGGAAGTCGATCGGGCGACCGGCAATCACCGCATCTTCGCCTCAGGCATCCGCAACCCCAATGGCCTGGCCTGGGAGCCGAAAAGTGGCGCGCTGTGGACAGCGGTCAACGAACGCGACGAGATCGGCAGTGATCTGGTGCCGGACTACATCACCTCTGTGAAGGACGGTGGTTTCTATGGCTGGCCGTTCAGTTACTACGGTCAGCATGTCGATGTGCGTGTTACGCCGCAGAACCCGGACCTGGTGGCCAAAGCCATCGCCCCGGATTACGCGGTCGGGCCGCACACCGCCTCGCTGGGCCTGAGTTTTGCCGAGGGCAACGCCTTGCCGGCGCAGTTCAAGGAAGGCGCGTTTATTGGCCAGCACGGCTCATGGAATCGCAAACCGCACAGTGGCTACAAAGTGATTTTCGTGCCGTTTACCGGTGGCAAGCCGAGCGGCAAACCGGTGGATGTGCTGACCGGTTTCCTCGACAAGGACGAGAATGCGCTAGGTCGGCCGGTGGGCGTGGTGATCGATCAGCAAGGTGGCTTGCTGGTGGCGGATGATGTCGGCAACAAGGTGTGGCGAGTCTCGGCCACGAAGTGA
- the cobO gene encoding cob(I)yrinic acid a,c-diamide adenosyltransferase, translating into MTDSPERDERHLARMQRKKAVIDERIANSPDECGLVLVLTGNGKGKSSSAFGMLARAMGHGMQCGVVQFIKGRNSTGEELFFRRFPEQVRFHVMGEGFTWETQDRQRDIAAAEAAWAVSRELLRDPSIGLVVLDELNIALKHGYLDLDQVLSDLQARPPMQHVIVTGRAAKPEMIEMGDTVTEMGMLKHAFQAGIKAQKGVEL; encoded by the coding sequence ATGACTGATTCCCCCGAGCGCGACGAACGCCATCTGGCGCGTATGCAGCGCAAAAAAGCCGTGATCGATGAACGCATCGCCAACTCGCCCGACGAGTGCGGTCTGGTGTTGGTGCTGACTGGCAATGGCAAAGGTAAAAGCAGCTCGGCCTTCGGCATGCTCGCCCGCGCCATGGGCCACGGCATGCAGTGCGGTGTGGTGCAGTTCATCAAGGGCCGCAACAGCACCGGCGAAGAGCTGTTTTTCCGCCGCTTTCCCGAGCAAGTCCGCTTCCACGTGATGGGCGAAGGCTTCACCTGGGAAACCCAGGATCGTCAGCGCGACATCGCCGCTGCCGAAGCCGCGTGGGCGGTTTCCCGTGAGCTGCTGCGCGATCCGTCGATCGGTCTGGTGGTGCTCGACGAACTCAACATCGCCCTCAAGCACGGCTACCTCGATCTCGATCAGGTGCTCAGCGATCTGCAGGCGCGTCCGCCGATGCAGCACGTGATCGTCACCGGTCGCGCGGCCAAGCCGGAAATGATCGAGATGGGCGACACGGTCACCGAAATGGGCATGCTCAAACACGCCTTCCAGGCCGGCATCAAAGCGCAGAAAGGCGTCGAACTTTGA
- a CDS encoding cobyrinate a,c-diamide synthase: protein MNQPRHCPAVLIAAPASGQGKTTVTAALARLHRNQGRKVRVFKCGPDFLDPMILERASGAPVYQLDMWMVGEQESRRLLWEAAAEADLILIEGVMGLFDGTPSSADLARHFGVPVLGVIDGTAMAQTFGALALGLAKYQPDLPFAGVLANRVGTLRHAQLLEGSLTEGLRWYGALSRETGIELPSRHLGLVQASELNDLDVRLDAAADALASSCEVALPPAVEFAAPDVIAVEPLLKNVRIAVARDEAFAFTYGASLDLLRAMGAELSFFSPIRDTQLPEADSLYLPGGYPELHHVALSQNTAMLEAIRAHHAAGKPLLAECGGMLYLLDSLTDVEGTRAELVGLLKGDAVMQKRLAALALQAVDLPEGSLRGHTYHHSLTTTELPPIARGLSPNGGRGAEAVYREGRMTASYVHFYFPSNPVAVAALFVTDLEAAIAGKPAPTGDCVSSGIAPPTVGAGLPAMGP from the coding sequence TTGAATCAACCACGTCACTGCCCGGCGGTCCTGATCGCCGCGCCGGCCTCCGGTCAGGGCAAGACCACCGTCACCGCCGCGCTCGCCCGTTTGCATCGCAATCAGGGGCGCAAGGTACGCGTGTTCAAATGCGGCCCGGACTTCCTTGATCCGATGATTCTCGAGCGCGCCAGCGGTGCGCCGGTGTATCAATTGGACATGTGGATGGTCGGCGAGCAGGAAAGTCGTCGTCTGTTATGGGAAGCCGCCGCCGAGGCGGATCTGATTCTGATCGAAGGCGTGATGGGCCTGTTCGACGGCACGCCGTCCAGTGCCGATCTGGCGCGACACTTCGGTGTACCGGTGCTTGGCGTGATTGATGGGACGGCGATGGCGCAGACCTTTGGTGCGTTGGCGCTAGGTTTGGCGAAGTATCAGCCGGATCTGCCGTTTGCCGGTGTATTGGCCAATCGAGTCGGCACCTTGCGCCATGCGCAATTGCTCGAAGGCAGCCTCACTGAGGGGCTGCGCTGGTACGGCGCGTTGTCCAGAGAAACCGGCATCGAATTGCCGAGCCGCCATCTCGGTCTGGTCCAGGCCAGTGAATTGAATGACCTCGATGTACGCCTCGACGCTGCCGCCGATGCATTGGCCAGCAGTTGCGAGGTAGCGCTGCCACCGGCCGTGGAGTTCGCCGCGCCGGACGTCATCGCTGTCGAGCCGCTGCTGAAGAATGTACGAATCGCCGTCGCCCGAGATGAAGCGTTTGCCTTCACCTACGGCGCGAGTCTGGATCTGCTGCGCGCGATGGGCGCCGAGTTGAGTTTCTTCTCGCCGATCCGCGACACGCAATTGCCTGAGGCGGACAGCCTGTATTTGCCCGGTGGGTATCCGGAACTGCACCACGTTGCGTTGTCGCAGAACACCGCGATGCTGGAGGCGATTCGTGCGCATCATGCGGCGGGGAAACCGTTGCTCGCTGAGTGTGGCGGGATGCTGTATCTGCTCGACTCGCTGACCGATGTTGAAGGTACGCGTGCTGAACTGGTCGGGTTGCTCAAGGGCGACGCGGTGATGCAAAAGCGTCTGGCGGCGCTGGCGCTGCAGGCGGTGGATCTGCCGGAAGGGTCGTTGCGCGGGCACACTTATCACCACTCCTTGACGACGACTGAGTTGCCGCCGATTGCGCGTGGCTTGAGCCCGAATGGCGGGCGTGGGGCCGAGGCGGTTTATCGGGAAGGGCGGATGACGGCTTCTTATGTGCACTTCTATTTTCCGTCGAATCCTGTGGCTGTCGCTGCACTGTTTGTGACTGACCTTGAGGCCGCCATCGCTGGCAAGCCAGCTCCCACAGGGGATTGCGTTTCGTCAGGTATTGCACCACCCACTGTGGGAGCTGGCTTGCCAGCGATGGGGCCATGA
- the bluB gene encoding 5,6-dimethylbenzimidazole synthase — translation MTDNTFSEAEREAVYRAIAERRDMRHFTGGTVEPDLLRRLLEAAHQAPSVGLMQPWRFIRISDRTLRGQIQKLVEEERIRTAEALGERSDEFMKLKVEGIHDCAEVLVAALKDDREKHIFGRRTLPEMDMASLSCAIQNLWLASRAEGLGMGWVSLFEPQALADLLKLPEGAKPLAVLCLGPVKEFYPAPMLVLEGWAQARPLNELLYDNYWGVSQ, via the coding sequence ATGACCGACAACACATTCTCCGAAGCCGAACGCGAAGCGGTTTATCGAGCCATCGCCGAACGCCGCGACATGCGCCACTTCACTGGCGGCACGGTCGAGCCGGATCTGCTGCGCCGACTCTTGGAAGCCGCCCACCAGGCCCCAAGCGTCGGCCTGATGCAGCCCTGGCGCTTCATTCGCATCAGCGACCGAACTTTACGTGGCCAGATCCAGAAGCTCGTGGAAGAAGAACGCATCCGCACGGCTGAAGCCCTCGGCGAGCGCAGCGACGAGTTCATGAAGCTCAAGGTCGAAGGTATCCATGACTGCGCCGAAGTGCTGGTTGCCGCATTGAAGGACGATCGCGAAAAGCACATTTTCGGTCGTCGCACGCTGCCGGAAATGGACATGGCCTCGCTGTCCTGCGCGATCCAGAATCTGTGGCTGGCTTCGCGTGCCGAAGGACTCGGCATGGGCTGGGTATCATTGTTCGAGCCACAGGCACTGGCTGATCTGTTGAAGTTGCCCGAAGGCGCAAAACCTCTGGCCGTTTTATGCCTGGGCCCGGTCAAGGAATTCTATCCGGCGCCGATGCTGGTACTCGAAGGGTGGGCGCAGGCGCGTCCGCTCAATGAGTTGCTGTACGACAATTATTGGGGAGTGAGTCAATGA
- the cbiB gene encoding adenosylcobinamide-phosphate synthase CbiB, protein MSVALLSVAAVALDALLGEPKRWHPLVAFGNFAGRIEQRFNAGGRGWRSHGVTAWVIAVLPLTLLATAFSWAPYVGWVVEILALYCALGMRSLGEHVAPVAAALRADDLDEARKRVGYLVSRQTDELDSTAVARAATESVLENGSDAVFAALFWFVVAGAPGVVLYRLSNTLDAMWGYRNERFERFGWAAAKIDDVLNYIPARLVALTYALLGKTRLALKCWRTQAPKWDSPNAGPVMAAGAGALGVELGGPAIYHGELHDRPQLGEGAAADADSIDRGWQLVQRGVWLWLLILCVGAEFYA, encoded by the coding sequence ATGAGTGTGGCGTTGTTGAGTGTCGCTGCGGTCGCGCTGGATGCGCTGCTCGGTGAACCGAAACGCTGGCATCCGCTGGTGGCTTTCGGCAATTTTGCCGGGCGCATCGAGCAACGTTTCAACGCCGGTGGCCGGGGTTGGCGCAGCCATGGCGTCACCGCGTGGGTGATTGCCGTGCTGCCGCTGACCTTGCTCGCCACGGCGTTTTCCTGGGCGCCGTACGTGGGCTGGGTCGTCGAGATTCTCGCGCTGTATTGCGCCCTCGGCATGCGCAGCCTCGGTGAACATGTCGCGCCCGTCGCTGCTGCCCTGCGCGCGGATGATCTGGACGAGGCGCGCAAGCGTGTCGGCTATCTGGTCAGCCGCCAGACCGATGAACTCGACAGCACCGCCGTCGCTCGCGCTGCCACTGAGTCAGTGTTGGAAAACGGCAGTGACGCGGTGTTTGCCGCGCTGTTCTGGTTTGTCGTCGCCGGTGCGCCGGGCGTAGTGCTCTACCGCTTGAGCAACACGCTCGATGCGATGTGGGGCTATCGCAACGAACGCTTCGAACGTTTCGGTTGGGCCGCAGCAAAAATCGACGACGTGTTGAACTACATTCCTGCGCGTCTGGTGGCATTGACCTACGCGCTGCTGGGCAAAACCCGACTCGCGTTGAAGTGTTGGCGCACCCAGGCGCCGAAGTGGGACAGCCCCAACGCAGGTCCCGTGATGGCGGCCGGCGCCGGTGCGCTGGGCGTGGAATTGGGTGGGCCGGCGATTTACCACGGTGAACTTCACGACCGTCCGCAGCTTGGCGAGGGCGCAGCGGCTGACGCAGATTCCATCGACCGTGGCTGGCAATTGGTCCAGCGCGGGGTATGGTTATGGCTGCTGATTCTCTGCGTGGGGGCTGAATTCTATGCTTGA
- the cobD gene encoding threonine-phosphate decarboxylase CobD has translation MLEHGGRLRKAALDYGIAEADWLDLSSGLAPWPFPIPDIPLRAWARLPETDDGLEQAACDYYGAVQVLPVAGSQMAIQLLPRLRRAGKVGVLSPCYAEHAEAWRRSGYIVREVLEQEVEFFLDSLDVLVVVNPNNPTGLSLTPARLLDWHARLARRGGWLVVDEAFMDNTPQLSLAPHAHQVGLIVLRSFGKFFGLAGVRLGFVLAERKLLKLLAEQVGPWAVSGPTRVLGQACLQDTEGHTRQRIRSDEASERLAALLERYGFKPQGGCALFQWLITEHAETLHAFMARRGILLRLFTHNSSLRFGLPADAAEEARLERALNAFAKDHP, from the coding sequence ATGCTTGAGCACGGTGGCCGGCTGCGCAAGGCGGCACTCGATTACGGCATTGCCGAAGCGGATTGGCTCGACCTGTCCAGCGGTCTGGCGCCGTGGCCATTCCCGATCCCGGACATCCCGCTGCGCGCCTGGGCGCGTTTGCCGGAAACCGATGACGGTCTGGAGCAAGCCGCGTGCGATTACTACGGTGCCGTGCAAGTGCTGCCGGTGGCCGGTTCGCAGATGGCCATCCAGTTGTTGCCGCGTTTGCGCCGGGCCGGCAAGGTCGGTGTGTTGTCGCCGTGTTATGCCGAACATGCCGAAGCGTGGCGCCGCAGTGGTTATATCGTGCGCGAGGTGCTGGAGCAGGAAGTCGAGTTCTTTCTCGACAGTCTCGACGTGCTGGTGGTGGTCAATCCGAACAATCCGACCGGCCTGAGCCTGACCCCGGCGCGCCTGCTTGACTGGCATGCGCGGCTCGCCCGGCGCGGTGGCTGGCTGGTGGTCGATGAAGCCTTTATGGACAACACGCCGCAACTGAGCCTGGCCCCGCATGCCCATCAAGTCGGGCTGATCGTGTTGCGTTCGTTCGGCAAGTTTTTCGGTCTGGCCGGGGTACGTCTGGGCTTTGTCCTGGCCGAGCGCAAGTTGCTCAAGCTGCTCGCCGAACAGGTCGGGCCTTGGGCGGTGAGCGGGCCGACGCGGGTGCTCGGGCAAGCGTGTCTGCAAGACACCGAAGGGCACACACGCCAACGGATTCGCAGCGATGAGGCCAGTGAACGGCTGGCAGCGTTGCTGGAACGCTACGGTTTCAAGCCGCAGGGCGGTTGCGCGCTGTTCCAGTGGCTGATCACCGAGCATGCCGAAACGCTGCACGCATTCATGGCCCGTCGCGGCATCCTCCTGCGCCTCTTCACCCACAACAGCAGTCTGCGCTTTGGCCTGCCTGCCGATGCCGCTGAAGAAGCGCGTCTCGAACGCGCTTTAAACGCTTTCGCCAAGGACCACCCATGA
- a CDS encoding cobyric acid synthase produces MTTLMVQGTTSDAGKSTLVTALCRWATRQGVAVVPFKPQNMALNSAVTADGGEIGRAQAVQAQAAFLEPHTDMNPVLLKPNSDTGAQVIIHGRAVTSMNAVAYHDYKAIAMKAVLASHERLSAAYPLVMVEGAGSPAEINLRAGDIANMGFAEAVDCPVLLIADINRGGVFAHLVGTLELLSPSEQARVKGFIINRFRGDIALLQPGLDWLEQRTGKPVVGVLPYVMDLHLEAEDGIDQRQTDKAEQVLKVVVPVLPRISNHTDFDPLRLHPQVDLQFVGPGQVIPAADLIILPGSKSVRSDLAYLRANGWDTAISRHLRYGGKVLGICGGLQMLGEQVHDPLGLEGAPGTSAGLGLLAFETTLEAEKQLRNVRGRLALEDAEVSGYEIHAGVTSGPALENAAVHLNDGRCDGAQSADGQVFGTYLHGLFESPAASAALLRWAGLSDVQTVDYHGLRERDIERLADLVEKHLDTDLLCQLCGI; encoded by the coding sequence ATGACCACCCTGATGGTACAAGGCACCACTTCCGACGCCGGTAAAAGCACACTGGTGACGGCACTGTGCCGCTGGGCGACCCGCCAGGGCGTGGCGGTCGTACCGTTCAAACCGCAGAACATGGCGCTCAACAGCGCGGTGACCGCCGATGGCGGTGAGATCGGCCGTGCGCAAGCCGTGCAGGCGCAAGCGGCGTTTCTTGAACCGCACACTGACATGAACCCGGTGCTGCTCAAGCCCAACAGCGATACCGGCGCGCAAGTGATCATCCATGGTCGCGCGGTGACGTCGATGAATGCCGTGGCGTATCACGACTACAAAGCCATCGCGATGAAAGCGGTGCTCGCGTCCCACGAACGGCTCAGCGCGGCGTATCCGCTGGTGATGGTTGAAGGTGCAGGCTCGCCGGCCGAGATCAATCTGCGCGCCGGCGACATCGCCAACATGGGCTTTGCCGAAGCGGTGGATTGCCCGGTTTTGCTGATTGCCGACATCAATCGCGGCGGGGTTTTCGCGCATCTGGTCGGCACGCTGGAGTTGCTGTCGCCGAGTGAACAGGCGCGGGTAAAGGGTTTCATCATCAACCGTTTTCGCGGTGACATCGCCTTGCTGCAACCGGGCCTCGACTGGCTGGAACAACGTACCGGAAAACCGGTGGTGGGCGTGCTGCCGTACGTGATGGATCTGCATCTGGAGGCCGAGGACGGCATCGATCAGCGCCAGACCGACAAAGCCGAACAAGTTCTGAAAGTGGTGGTGCCGGTGCTGCCGCGCATCAGCAACCACACCGACTTCGATCCGCTGCGTTTACATCCGCAGGTCGATCTGCAATTTGTCGGCCCGGGGCAAGTGATTCCTGCTGCTGACCTGATCATCCTGCCGGGCTCGAAAAGCGTGCGCAGTGATCTGGCTTATCTGCGCGCCAATGGCTGGGATACGGCGATCTCTCGGCACTTGCGTTACGGCGGCAAAGTGCTGGGGATTTGCGGCGGTCTGCAGATGCTCGGCGAGCAGGTGCATGATCCGCTCGGTCTTGAAGGTGCGCCGGGCACGAGTGCCGGTTTGGGCTTGCTGGCGTTCGAAACAACGCTCGAAGCCGAGAAGCAGTTGCGCAATGTACGCGGACGGCTGGCGCTGGAAGATGCCGAGGTCAGCGGTTATGAAATTCATGCGGGCGTGACCAGCGGACCGGCGCTGGAGAATGCGGCGGTGCATCTGAATGATGGCCGTTGCGACGGTGCACAGAGTGCTGACGGACAAGTGTTCGGCACTTATCTGCATGGTCTGTTTGAATCGCCGGCGGCGAGTGCGGCGTTGCTGCGCTGGGCCGGGTTGAGCGATGTGCAGACGGTGGATTATCACGGCTTGCGCGAGCGCGATATCGAACGGCTGGCGGATCTGGTGGAGAAGCATCTGGATACTGATCTGTTGTGTCAGCTCTGTGGGATTTGA
- the cobU gene encoding bifunctional adenosylcobinamide kinase/adenosylcobinamide-phosphate guanylyltransferase gives MLQLILGGARSGKSRLAEKLASDSGLAVTYIATSQPLDGEMNDRVAHHRARRPADWALIEEPLELARVLRESASAECCLLVDCLTLWLTNLLMLDDAERLAAEREALLECLALLPGEIIFVSNETGMGVVPLGELTRRYVDEAGWLHQALAERCQRVVLTVAGLPLTLKGPAL, from the coding sequence ATGCTCCAACTGATCCTCGGCGGCGCCCGCTCCGGCAAAAGTCGTCTGGCCGAAAAGCTCGCCAGCGATAGCGGCCTGGCCGTGACCTACATCGCCACCAGCCAGCCCCTCGATGGCGAGATGAACGACCGCGTCGCCCACCACCGCGCCCGCCGTCCCGCGGACTGGGCACTCATCGAAGAACCCTTGGAACTTGCCCGCGTCCTGCGCGAAAGTGCCAGCGCCGAGTGTTGCCTGCTGGTTGATTGCCTGACCCTGTGGCTGACCAATCTGCTGATGCTCGATGACGCCGAGCGTCTCGCCGCCGAGCGCGAAGCCTTGCTCGAATGCCTGGCCTTGCTGCCGGGAGAAATCATTTTTGTCAGCAACGAGACCGGAATGGGTGTCGTGCCGCTGGGCGAATTGACTCGCCGCTACGTCGATGAAGCCGGTTGGCTGCATCAAGCTCTGGCCGAGCGCTGTCAGCGTGTTGTCCTGACCGTCGCCGGCCTGCCCCTGACTCTGAAAGGACCTGCGTTATGA
- the cobT gene encoding nicotinate-nucleotide--dimethylbenzimidazole phosphoribosyltransferase has translation MTQTWWLNPCKPVDLNVVEQAAARQQQLTKPAGSLGRLESVAVQLAGLQGQVKPTLSQVWIAIFAGDHGVVAEGVSAFPQEVTGQMLLNFVSGGAAISVLARQLGAQLEVVDLGTVNPSLNLPGVRHLNIGAGTANFAQGAAMSQAQGELALQGGRDSLLRAKAAGAQLFIGGEMGIGNTTAASALACALLDCPVAHLTGPGTGLNAEGVSHKAQVIERALALHAAQRGDVLQTLFNLGGFEIAALVGAYLAAAQEGVAVLVDGFICTVAALVAVRLNPACREWLLFGHRGAEPGHRHVLETLNAEPLLELGLRLGEGSGAALAVPLLRLACDLHGQMATFAEAAVADRPA, from the coding sequence ATGACTCAAACCTGGTGGCTGAACCCGTGCAAACCGGTCGATCTCAACGTCGTTGAACAAGCGGCGGCGCGGCAGCAGCAACTGACCAAGCCGGCCGGTTCGCTGGGGCGTCTGGAATCGGTCGCGGTGCAACTGGCCGGCCTGCAAGGCCAGGTCAAACCGACGCTCTCGCAAGTCTGGATCGCAATTTTTGCCGGTGATCACGGTGTGGTCGCGGAAGGTGTTTCGGCTTTCCCGCAGGAAGTCACCGGGCAGATGCTGCTCAACTTCGTCAGCGGCGGTGCGGCGATCAGCGTGCTGGCGCGGCAGCTCGGTGCACAACTGGAAGTGGTCGATCTGGGCACAGTAAATCCCTCGCTGAACCTGCCCGGTGTGCGCCACTTGAATATCGGCGCGGGCACGGCGAACTTTGCTCAGGGTGCGGCAATGTCTCAGGCCCAGGGCGAACTGGCGTTGCAGGGCGGTCGCGACAGTCTGTTGCGAGCGAAAGCGGCGGGCGCGCAGTTGTTCATCGGTGGCGAAATGGGCATTGGCAACACCACGGCCGCCAGTGCGCTGGCCTGCGCCTTGCTCGATTGCCCGGTGGCGCATCTGACCGGCCCCGGCACCGGGCTGAATGCCGAAGGTGTCAGCCATAAAGCGCAAGTGATCGAACGCGCGCTGGCATTGCACGCCGCACAGCGTGGCGATGTGTTGCAGACCCTGTTCAATCTGGGTGGTTTTGAAATCGCCGCGCTGGTCGGTGCGTATCTGGCAGCGGCGCAAGAAGGCGTTGCGGTGCTGGTCGACGGCTTTATCTGCACAGTCGCGGCGCTGGTTGCGGTGCGTTTGAATCCGGCATGTCGCGAGTGGCTGTTGTTCGGTCACCGTGGTGCCGAGCCGGGGCATCGCCATGTGCTGGAAACCCTGAATGCCGAGCCGTTGTTGGAGCTTGGCCTGCGTCTGGGCGAGGGCAGTGGCGCCGCGTTGGCGGTGCCGTTGTTGCGTCTGGCCTGTGATCTGCACGGGCAGATGGCGACATTCGCCGAAGCAGCGGTGGCGGATCGTCCGGCATGA
- the cobC gene encoding alpha-ribazole phosphatase family protein — protein sequence MTLRLDLLRHGETELGGGLRGSLDDALTENGWAQMRAAVVEGGPWDRIVSSPLQRCARFAAELGEQLSLSVHLDKDLQELHFGAWEGQSAAALMETDAEALGLFWADPYSFTPPQGEPLSEFSSRVLAAVARLHSAYAGERVLLISHGGVMRLLLAQARGLPREQLLNVEVAHGALFALTVDADGSLKEGH from the coding sequence ATGACCCTGCGCCTGGATTTGCTGCGCCATGGCGAAACTGAATTGGGCGGTGGCTTGCGTGGCAGCCTCGATGATGCGCTGACCGAAAACGGCTGGGCGCAGATGCGTGCGGCAGTGGTCGAGGGCGGGCCGTGGGATCGGATCGTCAGCTCGCCGTTGCAACGTTGCGCGCGGTTTGCCGCAGAGCTGGGTGAGCAACTGAGCCTGTCAGTGCATCTGGATAAGGATCTGCAGGAACTGCATTTCGGTGCGTGGGAAGGGCAGAGCGCGGCAGCGTTGATGGAGACCGATGCTGAAGCGCTGGGGTTGTTCTGGGCCGATCCGTATTCGTTTACGCCGCCGCAGGGTGAACCGCTCAGCGAGTTTTCTTCTCGAGTGCTGGCGGCCGTTGCGCGCCTGCACAGTGCTTACGCCGGTGAGCGGGTGTTGCTGATCAGTCATGGCGGCGTGATGCGTTTGTTGCTGGCGCAAGCACGCGGCTTGCCACGCGAGCAGTTGCTCAATGTCGAGGTCGCTCACGGCGCGCTGTTTGCACTGACGGTCGATGCGGATGGTTCACTCAAGGAAGGTCACTGA